One window of Papio anubis isolate 15944 chromosome 10, Panubis1.0, whole genome shotgun sequence genomic DNA carries:
- the GPBAR1 gene encoding G-protein coupled bile acid receptor 1 isoform X1: MGWGSEDPQAPNTRHCRHHTRKCGGSLVYCQLTGQSRGLNVNASAEAGSQEGQDTRHGPNPCRAGCSNSLTLRKAQAGQAIPAPNSHACQLPLQDSPVLRTEMTPNSTGEVPSPIPKGVLGLSLALASLIVTANLLLALGIAWDRHLRSPPAGCFFLSLLLAGLLTGLALPTLPGLWNQSRRGYWSCLLLYLAPNFSFLSLLANLLLVHGERYIAVLRPLQPPGSTRLALLLTWAGPLLFASLPALGWNHWTPGANCSSQAIFPAPYLYLEVYGLLLPAVGAAALLSVRVLVTAHRQLQDIRRLERAVCRDEPSALARALTWRQARAQAGAMLLFGLCWGPYVATLLLSVLAYEQRPPLGPGTLLSLISLGSASAAAVPVAMGLGDQRYTAPWRAAAQRCLQGLRGRASRDSPGPSTAYHPSSQSSVDLDLN; this comes from the exons ATGGGATGGGGAAGTGAAGATCCTCAGGCCCCAAACACCCGCCACTGCCGCCATCACACACGGAAGTGTGGAGGGAGCCTGGTGTACTGTCAACTGACCGGCCAGTCCAGGGGCTTAAATGTAAATGCATCAGCTGAGGCGGGAAGTCAGGAGGG CCAGGACACCAGACATGGTCCAAACCCCTGCAGGGCTGGCTGCAGCAACTCCCTGACACTCAGGAAGGCCCAGGCTGGGCAGGCAATACCTGCTCCCAACAGCCAT GCATGCCAGCTGCCACTCCAGGACTCCCCCGTCCTCAGGACCGAGATGACGCCCAACAGCACTGGCGAGGTGCCCAGCCCCATTCCCAAGGGGGTTCTGGGGCTCTCCCTGGCCCTGGCAAGCCTCATCGTCACAGCGAACCTGCTGCTAGCCCTGGGCATTGCCTGGGACCGCCACCTGCGCAGCCCGCCTGCTGGCTGCTTCTTCCTGAGCCTGCTGCTGGCTGGGCTGCTCACGGGTCTGGCATTGCCCACGTTGCCAGGGCTGTGGAACCAGAGTCGCCGGGGTTACTggtcctgcctcctcctctaCTTGGCTCCcaacttctccttcctctccctgcttGCCAACCTCCTGCTGGTGCATGGGGAGCGCTACATAGCAGTCCTGAGGCCACTCCAGCCCCCTGGGAGCACTCGGCTGGCCCTGCTCCTCACCTGGGCTGGCCCCCTGCTCTTTGCCAGTCTGCCCGCTCTGGGGTGGAACCACTGGACCCCTGGTGCCAACTGCAGCTCCCAGGCTATCTTCCCAGCCCCCTACCTCTACCTCGAAGTATATGGGCTTCTGCTGCCCGCTGTGGGTGCTGCTGCCCTCCTCTCTGTCCGCGTGCTGGTCACTGCCCACCGCCAGCTGCAGGACATCCGCCGGTTGGAGCGGGCAGTGTGCCGCGATGAGCCCTCGGCCCTGGCCCGGGCCCTTACCTGGAGGCAGGCAAGGGCGCAGGCTGGAGCCATGCTGCTCTTCGGGCTGTGCTGGGGGCCCTACGTGGCCACACTGCTCCTCTCAGTCCTGGCCTATGAGCAGCGCCCACCCCTGGGGCCTGGGACTCTGTTGTCCCTCATCTCCCTGGGAAGTGCCAGTGCAGCGGCAGTGCCCGTGGCCATGGGACTGGGCGATCAGCGCTACACAGCCCCCTGGAGGGCAGCCGCCCAAAGATGCCTGCAGGGGCTGCGGGGAAGAGCCTCCCGGGACAGTCCCGGCCCCAGCACTGCCTACCACCCAAGCAGCCAAAGCAGCGTCGACCTGGACTTGAACTAA
- the GPBAR1 gene encoding G-protein coupled bile acid receptor 1 isoform X2 — translation MTPNSTGEVPSPIPKGVLGLSLALASLIVTANLLLALGIAWDRHLRSPPAGCFFLSLLLAGLLTGLALPTLPGLWNQSRRGYWSCLLLYLAPNFSFLSLLANLLLVHGERYIAVLRPLQPPGSTRLALLLTWAGPLLFASLPALGWNHWTPGANCSSQAIFPAPYLYLEVYGLLLPAVGAAALLSVRVLVTAHRQLQDIRRLERAVCRDEPSALARALTWRQARAQAGAMLLFGLCWGPYVATLLLSVLAYEQRPPLGPGTLLSLISLGSASAAAVPVAMGLGDQRYTAPWRAAAQRCLQGLRGRASRDSPGPSTAYHPSSQSSVDLDLN, via the coding sequence ATGACGCCCAACAGCACTGGCGAGGTGCCCAGCCCCATTCCCAAGGGGGTTCTGGGGCTCTCCCTGGCCCTGGCAAGCCTCATCGTCACAGCGAACCTGCTGCTAGCCCTGGGCATTGCCTGGGACCGCCACCTGCGCAGCCCGCCTGCTGGCTGCTTCTTCCTGAGCCTGCTGCTGGCTGGGCTGCTCACGGGTCTGGCATTGCCCACGTTGCCAGGGCTGTGGAACCAGAGTCGCCGGGGTTACTggtcctgcctcctcctctaCTTGGCTCCcaacttctccttcctctccctgcttGCCAACCTCCTGCTGGTGCATGGGGAGCGCTACATAGCAGTCCTGAGGCCACTCCAGCCCCCTGGGAGCACTCGGCTGGCCCTGCTCCTCACCTGGGCTGGCCCCCTGCTCTTTGCCAGTCTGCCCGCTCTGGGGTGGAACCACTGGACCCCTGGTGCCAACTGCAGCTCCCAGGCTATCTTCCCAGCCCCCTACCTCTACCTCGAAGTATATGGGCTTCTGCTGCCCGCTGTGGGTGCTGCTGCCCTCCTCTCTGTCCGCGTGCTGGTCACTGCCCACCGCCAGCTGCAGGACATCCGCCGGTTGGAGCGGGCAGTGTGCCGCGATGAGCCCTCGGCCCTGGCCCGGGCCCTTACCTGGAGGCAGGCAAGGGCGCAGGCTGGAGCCATGCTGCTCTTCGGGCTGTGCTGGGGGCCCTACGTGGCCACACTGCTCCTCTCAGTCCTGGCCTATGAGCAGCGCCCACCCCTGGGGCCTGGGACTCTGTTGTCCCTCATCTCCCTGGGAAGTGCCAGTGCAGCGGCAGTGCCCGTGGCCATGGGACTGGGCGATCAGCGCTACACAGCCCCCTGGAGGGCAGCCGCCCAAAGATGCCTGCAGGGGCTGCGGGGAAGAGCCTCCCGGGACAGTCCCGGCCCCAGCACTGCCTACCACCCAAGCAGCCAAAGCAGCGTCGACCTGGACTTGAACTAA